Proteins found in one Amycolatopsis aidingensis genomic segment:
- a CDS encoding peroxiredoxin has product MAVEVGSQAPDFTLKDYNKQDVTLSSFRGDKPVLLVFYPFAFSGICQGELCQLRDEFAEYDGQGVQVLGVSVDTPFSLKAWAEQQGYQFPLLSDFWPHGEVATAYGVFNEGAGLANRGTFLIDKEGVVRYAEVNQPGEPRDQQSWKKAVAELPA; this is encoded by the coding sequence ATGGCCGTCGAGGTCGGTTCGCAGGCCCCGGACTTCACGCTCAAGGACTACAACAAGCAGGACGTCACCCTGTCGTCGTTCCGTGGTGACAAGCCGGTGCTGCTGGTGTTCTATCCGTTCGCCTTCAGCGGCATCTGTCAGGGCGAGCTCTGCCAGCTGCGGGACGAGTTCGCGGAGTACGATGGCCAGGGCGTGCAGGTGCTCGGTGTGTCGGTGGACACACCGTTCTCGCTCAAGGCCTGGGCCGAGCAGCAGGGCTACCAGTTCCCGCTGCTGTCGGACTTCTGGCCGCACGGCGAGGTCGCCACAGCCTACGGCGTCTTCAACGAGGGCGCGGGGCTGGCCAACCGCGGCACCTTCCTGATCGACAAAGAGGGTGTGGTGCGCTACGCCGAGGTGAACCAGCCCGGTGAGCCCCGGGACCAGCAGTCCTGGAAGAAGGCCGTGGCCGAACTGCCCGCATGA
- a CDS encoding DUF3052 domain-containing protein has protein sequence MVAAGDAEQNSVAERLGIRPDMVVQEIGWDEDVDEDVRSAIEELIEGELLDEDADEVVDVVLLWWREDDGDLGDALLDARVPIDENGVIWVLTPKTGQPGHVEPSDIAEAVPAAGLSQTSNASIGAHWAGTRLVPRSKSRR, from the coding sequence GTGGTCGCCGCGGGAGACGCTGAACAGAACAGCGTCGCCGAGAGGCTTGGAATCAGGCCGGACATGGTGGTCCAGGAGATCGGCTGGGACGAGGACGTCGATGAGGACGTCCGCTCGGCGATCGAGGAGCTGATCGAGGGTGAGCTGCTCGACGAGGACGCTGACGAGGTCGTCGACGTGGTGCTGCTCTGGTGGCGTGAGGACGACGGCGACCTCGGCGACGCGCTGCTGGATGCCAGGGTGCCGATCGACGAGAACGGGGTGATCTGGGTGCTGACGCCGAAGACCGGCCAGCCGGGTCACGTCGAGCCGAGCGACATCGCCGAGGCGGTCCCCGCGGCGGGGCTTTCGCAGACCTCCAACGCCAGCATCGGCGCGCACTGGGCTGGCACGAGGCTCGTACCGAGGTCCAAATCACGTCGCTGA